TGGCTTGGCCAACTGCGGTTTGTCACTTAAGCGTCTGATAGCGTCGAATATATCCAGCCAGCTCTTTTTTCGGCAGCCGGACTGCCGGGTCTGCCGCAAGTTGTGAGAGTGCCTTGTGGAGCTGTGCCGCCGAAGAGAGCTTGCCTTCGAAGAGTTGATCACAGACCCAGAGCACGCCGTGCACTTCGATACGGCTGCTCTCCGCCAGCGACCGAAGCTCTAAATCTCCAGTGAGCAAGATACAGCCGGAGTGTGTCTCGGCGAGAGCAAACGCGAATCCATCGTGAATGCTGAGGCGTGGCCGAGCACGAATGACATCGCGCGCCCGAGAGACCTGCGGTCCCGGCAGGTCCACTACTTTCAGGCCCGCCTCAAACAGAACTTTCTTCTCTCTTGCGGTGAAGCTTAGAAGCTCTTCTTCGAATAGAGTGTTGGGGATGAGAATCTCGAACGGCAGGCGGAGAAAGCCCGCCAGCAGAGCGGCCTTGCGCAGATCAATGAGGCAGCTGGTGTCACTGATGATGATCCGCATGGTCGATCTGCGGTCCTTTCAGGCCGGCCTCGACCTTCGGTAGGGGGATTCTCAGCAGTTCGGCCGCCTTACTCAGCGACACGAAGTTCTCGGCAAGTGCGCGATAACAGAGGCGTTCAAAGCGCCTGGGGCGCTCCCGCTCGCCGCGGATCTTCTCTTCCTCAAGCTCCTCGGGCTCGTGAGTTCGCCAGCCGCGTGCGATCGTCTGGAAAGCGTAGGTCAGAATGGACTCGTTGATTACGCCTATCTGTTTGAGGCGCATGAGCAATGCTGCTCCGCTAACGCGGTAGAGCCGTTTTAGCGCGATGAGTTCCTTGTAGCCCAGAGCGTTGCGCTGCTTGCCCACCTCGCGCAGCAGGTGCTCTTGTGGCATCAGAAAGGCACCGGCAAAAAGGTTGGCGGCCTTCTCTTCTTCTTTGTCGGGAAGGCTGGTTGGGTCGATGACGCGGTGGGCGAGCTCGTGGGCCAAGGTCAGCCGTCGGCGTTCGAGCGAGAACTGCCGGTTTACGACGATGACCGGCAGACCGGGAGAGCCTTCCTCTCTCGCTACGATGCAGGTGAATCCGGAGACACGATCGGGCAGATCGACGATGAGGACCTTGAGCCCCTTCTCTTCGAGCAACTCGGTCATATTGGGGATCGGGTCGGTGCCGAGCATCCACTTCGACCGGACCTCGCGGGCGAGGCCTTCGGAGTCTTCGATTCGCTGAAGTTTTTTGAGGGTCGCGAAGGGCGGCTTCCACTCTGCGCTGTCGAGGTCGAGAATATGCTCGATCTGGAGGTAGCGCTCGATCCATTCGAGGACTTCGGTCTCAACGGTCGCGCGATCAGCCGAGGTGGTATTGGCCTTAGTGCGAAACTCGACGCCGGAGAGCACAAGTCCTTGGGTATCCATGAGGTAAGTGACGGATACTTCGAGGGCTTTAGCTAGCGCGATTAGGACACCGGAGCTGGGAATGTCCTCTCCCCGTTCATACTTGCCGATGGCCTGCGCGGTGACCCGGTTGTCCATCTTAGCGGCCAGATCCCGTAGCGAGAAGCCTGCCTTGCGGCGGGCGAGCAGGATGCGGTCAGCAATCATAGGGCGTCTCCGTCGGTTTACAAATGCAAACCATCTGTATTTACTGTAAACTATTATGTGAACATGCTCCGTAACTACGAAAGTACCTTGCCGCATTCATTTCGGCGCACCTGGATTACCGGATCAATGGAAATAGCAGCATGGAATACAGGCACAAATCCGATTCGGAGCACGCAATGGACCGACTCATTCGGTCCGACATTTTGCCGCACGTCGTCGAGCTTACAGAGGCAATGCCCGCGCTCGCGGCACTGTGGCCTCGGGTTCTTCAGATGCGACTTGTCTTCGACGCGAACCGTGTTCACGCCGAACTGCGCTGGCGCCTGACGCGGCGAAAGAACCCCTCGGATCGCAGCGCCATCCATGAAGCAATCGTTGCGGGTGTGGTGGTCCTTTTTGCGCCGGAACAACTGAAAAGCGAAATAGCAAAATACCTCGAAGACATTGCGGAAGACACCGGTGTCTCGGTCGCGGATGTGCAGCGGGAATGGGAACTCTTCCAGAAGCACCTCTGTTTCTATGAACCGAAGAGTCGGCCTTCCTCCGCTGAATCGTATGCGGATGTCGATGACTTCCCGTACCTCGCGACTTTGCGCGAGGTGGACACGCAGGCTGTCTACACCTCGGACCGTCATCTGGCCGCGATGCACGCTCCGGTTGTCTCCGCTTTTATCGACACCCACCTGCGCGACTACGCCCGCGCAAGCAGCGTTCAGATTGTGCTGCAACTAGGCTCATCATTTTCCGTGATCGTGAGCTGGGAGTTTCTCTGCGCTGCCTACCGCCTGTTTACCCGTTCTATCCAGGCACTGAAACGGCTCCCGCCTGCAGCACAAGTGGTCCTGGCAGGAGTCACCGCCGCTGCTGTCCTTAACCCGAAGAGCCGGGAAAAGCTCATTGCCGGCTGGAACTCGCTCTTTCATTCCGAGGCCGCCGCTCTCGTTTGGAAGGCGATCAACCATCTCGTGCTGACGGCGGACGCGGCGAAGCGAGACGTCGACAATCACTATTCGCATCTGCATACGGTCGTTCCGGCACAGCAACGGCGGCCTTTGCTCCATCACATCCGTGCGGTCTGCGTTGCGGCCGGTTCGGGAATAAACCTTGATGAGTTGGAGCGTCGCGTCCGGCGGGGTGGATATGAAAGCCGGTCGAAGACATCTCGGCAGTACCTTTGCCGAATTCTTCGAAGTGATGAATCGTTCATCGAACTAGCGCCTGGGCTGTGGTCGCTTCGCACCACATCGGGCTCGCCGAATTGAGATGAGCGTGCCCGCTCGATCCTGGCTATTTAGTGCCTGGTACTTGGCGGCGCACAGGAAGTGTAGAAAGCAGCCAGATCATGACTGAAATCGAAACATATCTCCGGTATCAGGATGTCTTCGGGACGGCGTCGAGCCTTGGGCAGTTTGAGACGCTGATGCGCGCGCTCGATCTCGGCCTTATGCTCCGACTCTTCTCTCCGGTCAACACTATATGTGCGCGCAGGGGCCTGCCGAACCGCGACCAGGCGCAACTCGGGCTCATTCGAGAGTTGTTCGATGAGGCTACAGCGCGGAAGACGCTTGCGTATGGAACCAGCAGTGGTCGCGGCATCACCGTCTTCCATCGAAAGCAATGCCTGTTCATCTTGCGTGAAGCGATGCGGCTGTGTCCCGACCTGCCCGGGATGCAGCCCGCAGATATTCGGGAATCGCTTGCGCTGGTCAGCCTCATGGCAAACGACCACGTATCCGCGACGTCCCAGCAGGGCACCTCAGCGCTCGACCAGATTGCAGCTCTGATGTGCGACTTCATTCCTGTAACGGAGGCGAATGAACTCAGGTTCGAGATGGCATCTGTCTCGCGGATGCACAAGATAGTCCATGACATCGCACCGGCGCGAGCACAGGAGCCGGCTTACTTTGATATCGGCCAACTGTTTGAACAGGCAAGCAGGCTTCCCCTGACGACGTACGAGGCCCTCAGTCTCGCTATCATGCCCCGTGTCATTAAAAGTGCTGTCGATGTTCTGACCCACTCGCCTGACTACGGCGTTCATATAAACTTCTTCGACCAAACGCAACTCTCTGAGAGTCAGCGCGATGCGTTCTTTCGTCTGCTGGCGAGGACCCCAGATGAGTTCCGGGCGCGCGTGGAGGGCCGGGTTCCTTCTCTCAGTGATTTCACGATCTTTAAGGAGACACCCTTCCTGCGTAACCCGGATCGGCTCGTCCCGATGGACATGACCGCTTGCATGGAAAAATTTGAAGCCTCCGTCTTCTGGACGATCTTCCGGTCACTCCCCGAGAAGCAGAAGGAACCCTTTACGTCCTTCTGGGCGACTGTCTTCGAGGACTACATCGACTGGCTGCTGACCAATTCCGTTGATCAATCGCTGAACCGTTTTTATCCGTCGCCCCGGTACGCCGATGGCGGCCGCGAAGAGGTCTGCGATGGCATTGTTGTCTCCGGGACAACGGCCATTTTTATCGAGTGCAAGGGAGGTTTCATCCGCGGAGACGCCAAGTATGGAGGCGACCCGGCCGCGTTGAGGGTTGAGATTGAAAAGAAGTACGTCACACCGAAAGGTGTTTTTCAGATTGCCAAGGCCATCCGCACGGCAACGACTCGCGCAAACCAGCGCCCGATCGAGGGAGTGGACCTGAGTCGAGTTACGACAATCATGCCCGTGCTGATCACCCGCGATGACATCGGAGACGGGTTCTATGTCAACACGTATTTGAACGCTCGGTTCCAGGACGCGAAAAGAGAGCTGGACATTTCGAAAGCCATCGGGCCTGTTTACTGCACGCAGCTGATCTGCATGTCGGTGGATGTCATCGAGAAGCTAACGCCCTATCTCATCGATACCCGCCTTTCGGGAATACTCGCGGACCGTATGATGTCTGATCGGGATTTGAGTGCTCCTTTTTTTATGAAGCCACTCTCTTCGCTTTCGGCGAAGGGCACCCGGCCGCCACACCTCTTGAGAGAGCTCAATGCGGAGCTCAGCAGGGTTGCTGCGGCATTTCTCAAGGTTGAACCAACGAGCGAGCGTGACGCTGCCTGATAGAAGCGCCAAGCGATTTGCAGGCAAGGATGATGGGGTTTACGGGAAATGGCAACAGATCTCACCACCGAGGATAGCAAGACGTTGAGGGAAAGCTCATCAGCTGCCGCGACTGGCGGCAAAGGCTATACCTTTGCTGATAAGGTGGCCGCAGGTTTCCTCGTGCAGATGCTTGCCCGTGCTTTCCCGCTCGAAGCGACGCTGGGGTTTATCGCCGAGCTTCATTTCGAAACGAAGGAGTCCGGCAGGAACCTAGACGACCTTCACCTGGTCCTTCAGAACAGCGCCGGTGTTGCCCGCTGGTCCGTCTCCATCAAAAGCAATCGGCAGCTTTCGGGGAATGGGTTCAACAATACGCTGGTGGGTGATCTCTGGGCGGATTGGAGAGGGGAACGAGGCGCCAGCTTCGACCCAAGCTCTGACGTATTCGGGCTGATCACGGGCACGGTTGCTGATGGACCACTGCATGATTGGGAGGAACTGCGGCAGGAGGCAGCAGACCCGACGCCAGTGCGATTCCTGCAACGGATCGATGGTGAGAAGCAGATCTCCGCAGCAAAGAAGAAGATATTTTCCAGTCTTTACCCGACCGTAAGCCCCAACCAGGCACAGCGCGAGGCCACCGTGCGTCTGGCGGCACGGCTGCACGTGCTGCGCTTCGATAAAAACCTGGAAGAGGGGCGTTATATCAATCAGTGCGCCTTGTTAGTTTCTTCGGGCAGTGTCGAAGAGGGCACAAAGCTATGGAATGCGCTCTGTCAGCTTGCGGCGGACAATCGCGGCACCGGCGGATATTTTGATCTGCAAAAACTGTTGCAACGTCTTCGCGGCACCTTTGACCTGGTTGAGTACCCCGACTTCAGGGCGGACTGGGCGCGACTGGACGCGATCAGCGGAGACAATCTAGCGAACGTGAGGTCGGTCCTTGGTTCGGGCATTCATTTCGATCGAACTTCCGAACTTGCCGCTATCTCAGAGAGCATCGGCGAACACAGGATCACCTTCGTGGCCGGCGAGTCCGGCTCCGGCAAGTCTTCCCTCATCGCGCAGCTTGCACGCGAACCTGGCAGGTTCGGCCACACTCTCTGGCTGACGCCAGCCCAACTGTCGAAGACGAGCCAGACCGAGATCGCAACGAGCAATGGCCTGCGGCACACGCTGCTCGAGTTGGTCCGCTCCTCCTCTCGGAGTTCCTCGCTTCTGGTGATTGATGCGTTGGAGAAGTTCGAAGGTGAAGCCCGGTCGCGGGTCATTGAGCTGCTCCGCACAGTTTCTGAGAGAGGCTTTGCCGGATGGAAGGTCGTCATCTCCGGGCATCTTCAATCATGGGAGAAAGCGCAGGGTCTCCTCCGAGAAGCCGGTGTCACTGACTTCGTCAAGACCGATCTTGAACTGCCAAGCATCGCGGCGATCCGGAGTGCGGTTCAAAAGGTTCCGGGAATCAATTTGCTGCTGTTTCGTCAGGAACTGCAGCAAATCCTACGCAATCTCATGGTGCTGGATTGGGTCTTGCGGACCAACGTAGTCCAGAGCTTGTCGAACGAACCCGGAGGGCGGATCGGAGAGACCGGTCTGATCAACCTGATCTGGGAGCACTGGATTGGGAAGGATCGAAGGCTCCAACGCGACAGACTCCTTCGCGAGCTGGGCGAGCACGAAGGGGAAAAGCTGAGCGGCGCGGTGAGCGTCGATGCCATCCAAGACGTCCAGCTCCTCGACCTGCTTGAGACTTTGTCGAATGAGGACCTCGTCAGGATTACCCTGCCGACGGTGCGGTTCACCCACGACCTCATGGGTGATTGGGCACGGTTCCGCGCCCTGTCCAATCTTGACGGGAATTCGATCGCAAGAATCCGGACGGTCGTCCAAAGCCCTCGTTGGAATCGTGCCATACGGCTCTATGCTCAATCCCTACTTGAGGGGAAGGCGGACCTCGCCGACTGGAATAAGGCCCTAGCTGACCTCGATGCGCTGGATGCGGAATCGAAGGTGACAAAGGACCTCTTCCTGGAGGCGCTGATCTTCGCGACCGACGCGATACCGTTGTTGGAGGCAGCTTGGACGAATCTCATAGCCGATAAGGGGAAGCTCCTTAATCGGCTGATGGATCGGCTACTCTTTGTGGCCTCGTTCCCGGACCCACGGCTTCGTTCCTTCGTATCCGAGGAGAATGCTCAGGCATCGGAATCCTGGTTCCGCATTCCCATGCCGCTCCATTGGATTCCCGCTCTTTTCATTTTCTCGGCACACGCGGAAGATGTCGCGACGCTTGCCCTGAAAAAAGGGGCTGAGGTCTGTACGCTCTACTTGCGGAACATGCCGGCAGAGATGCCTGGTAGAAAGGAAGCGGCACATCTTGCGTTTGCTCTGGCTCGCGAACTTCAAGATCAAGTAGCGGCGTGGCCTTATTCCGGACGGGACAGCAAGGTCGTTTACGAGGCGATGCTGTTTGGAGCCGCTGAGGATCCTGACAGCGTAGCCCAGGTGGCCCTCGAAATTGCAGGTCGCAGGGCGGAGCCGGATCACGCAGTAAATCGCCGCGACCGCGCGGAAGAAGAGGCGGCAGCGCGCGAAGCGCGTTGGAGAGAGGAGCATCCGGAAGAGTACGAACAGCGCAGGATCTCTGTGGCATCCCTGCCGGGGGGCAGTTACTTCCCGAGTCGCAGACGATCGCCACTGCCCGATGGGCCGCAACGACGCATTCCCGAGGGTTTCCGCAGCGCGGTTATGGATTGGAGCGCCCTGACGTCTCTGATGCTACTCCGGCCGGATGCAGCGAAGGAGATTCTCCTGGCCGTCTGTCTAGAGGACCCAGGACACCGTGACCAAGAAGGGCCGATTCGCTCTTTTGGTCTTGAACATTGGCTGAACGGCTATCCCCCTATCTACTTCAAGGGTCCTTTCTACACCTTTCTTCAGCAATCGCCTCAGGCCGCTCTGGAGACGATCGTGAAGCTCTCGAATATTGTCACGGAACAAGGGCTGAGAGCCGAGCGAGTCGACCCGCTCAACGCCGACGATCGCGAGCGCTGCGCCCTCAAATTCACGGTCAAGGGGCGGACCGTCTATTGGTTCGGCAACGGACAAATCTACTATCTCCATCGGGGCGGGCGTCTCAATGATGATGTCCTTGTCTGCGCCCTTATGGCGCTTGAGAAGTGGTTGTACGACGAGCTGAGTGCCGGCCGGGAGATCGACAACTACGTTCAGTACATCTTCGAGAACGCCACATCCCTTGCTTTCGCGGGGATTCTGGTATCGGTCGGCTTGTATCACCCTGCGTTGTTTCACGGTTGCCTACGGCCACTTTTAGGAAACATGCACATCTATGAATGCCAGAGCCACGCGGCGTTGAATGAGAGCTCCGAACCGTGGAGGATTTCCTTTGCCGGGCGGCCGCAACAAGAGATCCAGCTCGCTATTCAGTGGAACCGGATGCCGCACCGCTGCGTCCTTCTTCGTGATCTGGTGCCAAGACTCCTTGTTGAGAACACTGAAACGCAGACGTATCTCAAGGAATGCGCGGCAGAGTGGGAAGCAACTGTGAAGCCGACGACCGACGACGACAAGGAGAGTTTCACGTTGTTCCTTGCCCGATTCAAGCCCGAAACCTATGTGCTGACACCGCGACCGGACAACATGATCGAGATCAGGCCGACTCTGCCAGACGAGGTTGAGCAGAAGAGGCAGGAGTCGCAGGCAGAGGCTGAGTTCCGCTTGTTATCGCACGGCATGGCGCTGCAGGCCCGCCAGATCCTCAACACCGGGGAAAGCCTGACCGCAGACAAGCTACCAGAGTTCTTTCAGCAGCTCCAGAGGATACATCAACCCGAGTATCCGGATTCTAGTGAGGACGAAATGCGGATTCGCCTTCAATCGATTGCTGGCGGACTCGCAGTGCTTTTCATCTACCACCGAGCGTGGTTGTCGGTCAACGAGGGCATGCAACAGTGGTGCTTCGATGCGTTGAGGAATCTGCAGGACGCCCCTACCGAAGAGCATGAGGGGCCCGAGTCCGGCAATATGGGGATCTGCGTCGAAACCTTTCTCGGCGAACTTGGCGTCTTCCTCCTGCAGGAACGACAGGACGAGTGGGTCAAGCGGTTGGCGTTTGAAGGAGTGACAGGCTTTTATTACCGCTCAACACGTTTGTCGATGGGGAGAGCATACCTTTGCCGAGAAGGACTCGGCGAGATCTTTGATGAACTGATCTCCGTCGTTCTGCTATGGTCTGCTCTCAGGCGCGGCGCAACGCGGAAAACAGGGCGATACACCCAACGGCCGGTTCTTCCTGGCTATAAGTCGGCTCTCTGTGCACGTTTCCTCGACGGCAGACTCAAGCGGCGTCCGGTCACGGTCGCGATGGCTACTCGTCTCGGGGCAAACCTCGTTGAACGCGTCGAGCGGCTTGACCCCTCAGAGATCGCCAGGAGGCAGTGGGAGAAGCAACGCAAAGCCTTCGACAAGAAGGATCGGGACCGCGATGCAAGCCGCGAAATGGCGCAGGTCGATTATGAGGTGATCGTCGCCGGATTTTGCTTCCTTTCACTCGAATTGACTTCCGGTGAGCAGACCGACCGGAGTCGCGCCACGGGATATATCCGGCAACTCTTCGATCTTGAGATGACGACTCTCCCCATTCTCGAGGGAGAAGACGAAGGGAGAGAGGTCGGCGGCACACCCTATGAGTTTGATCGCTGGATACTCGGTTTGGCAGCCGAACTGCTCGCCACTGTCACCTCGCAGGACCAGGCGCGGGCGATTTATGAACCAGTGTTGCGCCGCGGACCTGCTGCCCACTATTGGACGCGCGATTTTCTTCAATCCTGGATGACCAGCGCACTCCCGCGGATGTCTGACCATAAGCTCTTTGCCGAGATCTGGCAGGGTATGGTGGACTACACGTTTTCGCTTCCGCTATGGGTGGGAAGAAGGCCCGGCATTTGGTTCCATGCCGAGGACCTGTCCGTCGATCTCATGGGCTTGCGCACCGACGCGGTGAAGGTCTTCGGTCGTAAAGAATATGCCGACCTTACAAGGGTAATGGCGCCGACGTTCAAAGGGTGGGGCGATCAGTGGTTGAAGTTCGGTCGCGTCGCGGCATGGTTTGCCAATTATCTCGCCACAGAGTCTGGAAGGTCTCTTCTTCCCCAAGGTATCCAGCAGCTTAGCGAGGTTGTGGGTTTCTTTAGTGAACGTGATTGGGAGGAAGGAGGGCTGCCGCTGACTCTTACGTCTGCCTTGGCTGCGGGCTGGCGGTACGCCTCCAGTGAGATTACAGCAGATGCGGCCCTAAGAGAGGCTTACCTTCGCATCCTGATGGAGCTCTGTTCCCGCTCTGTCGCAGAAGCGATCCATCTGAGGGACCGCATCTCGCACATCATTCCGATGGGCTAATGCACGAGCGTGGGCCCCTGGATCAAAGCGATGCACGGCGTTAGAACGAATCTTCGAGGTGATCTGTTGAACTCCGTAAAATCTCCGTCTCTCGAATCGTTTGAAAAAATCGTAGCAGCTGTGCTGGCGCGCGTACCTGATGGAAGCACGCCGACATTTTCCCTCCTTCCGGAGATTTGGGCCGCTCCACAGGCGATTGCCCCGGAGAAGCTGAACTTGTTGCTTCCGCTACTGCGTGAAGTAAAGCTCTATCCGCAAACATGCGACTTCAGGTTTTCCACCTCGGGCGATTATCTCCATATCTCCGATGGGGCTCTCAACCTGATCTGGTGCTCAAGCTATACTTCGTGGTTCATCTATCAGGCTTACAGTAGAGCTCAGAAAAATGGGAGAGATGTTGTGCGCTTTGACGACGACACAAAGACGGAGGAAGCAATCAATCTTTATCAATGGGCGATTCGTAGCGTGCGCAACAAGACATACACTCCGTGGCCGGAGGGCGCGCCACGGCCGACGAGAACACCTGTGCATGGGAGTGAACTGCATCTGGCCAACGAGGTATTTCTGACGTGCACAGCGTGGATGCTGCTGCACGAGCTAGGACATCTTGAACGAAATCATCCGTTCCTGACATCTTCCCGTTCCCTGGATGAAGAGCATGAAGCTGATTTCTTCGCCACGGATCATGTCCTCGGCGGGGTCACGAATGAGGATGTGCGATTCAAGCGGAGCGTCGGGATCGTTGTGGCGAATGCCATCCTACTTGTGCTCGAACTGATGAATGGCCCGGTCACTTCTCAGACACATCCACCTATCGAGGAGCGTATCAGCCGAAATCTTCGCGGACCCCAACTTGAATCCGACAATAAGATTCATGCGTTCGCAACTGCGCTGCTTCAGTTTCACCTCGGCGTAGTCGGGATCTTCCCGCAGTTGGATGAGCGCGCCCTGTTCGGAGAGTTCGTAGACGATTTCTGCCTAGCGGTCAACCGGTGGAGGAGATCTGCCTGACTCTGGTTATGGGGAAGGCGGCAGCCATTCGTTCTTCTCTAGGAATGAAACAATCATGCGCACGTTCATCGTAATCGCCTGAAGTCGATGAGGGAGCGTGTCGTTCGGGTGGCAAGGAGCCGTCAAGCCATCGAGCCACAAATCAATATCAGCAAGAGGATTGGCGAACAACTTCATGCCACGTTGCCAACCACTCAGCGAAAAACGGGCTGCGGGTCCCTCCATCGAGGACATTGGACGAACCTCAAGCTTCTCAAGCCGCGTGCCCTCGGGAAGCTCAAACAGAGGCCGATCTATTGAAATTCCGGCGATAAGGGTGTGCAGGCGCCGATGCCTGTCTATCCGAGCTAGTTCGTTTAGGAACCGCAGGCATCGATTCGAATTCAAGACCAAGAGAGAGGCTTCGAGCGGCGGCTCGGCGAACGGTTGAGTCACCTCGATGAACCGTTGTCTGCCGACATTTAGCAGTGCGATTTTTCGAGATTGCTTGGCCCATTCTTCCTTCCTCTCGCAAATGGGAAATTCGATGGAAGATGTTTTTGGCGGAGGATTTTGACCAGAGTCTTGAATCGCAGACGCGTAGACAGCGCCGTCGAGCGCAGCCCGCAGCTGATACAAGAACTCTCCGAGTTCGAGTTCGAGATTCTCTGGGAGCGGTTCGACTTGATTGACGTCTAGAGTCCCGGTACCGTCATCTTTGACGAACAGTGTGACCGCGAGCAGACGCATAATGTCGAGACCGTTCCAGATCTCGGCCGTTTCGTTTGAGTGATGGACAGCACGACCGATTCTCGCGTGGCATTTTGAAAAGAGTTCCGAAACACTCGTCTGTGCCATTAGGCAAAATCCTCAACACCACAACAACTGATAGGACAAACTTCCGGATCGCCGAACAGGATAGTGTGGAGGCTACTTCAACCGCATGGTACCTTCGGCGCTGTTAATGAGAATTTCCTTGAACGGCAGACCATCTTCCTTGTGAGCTTCACGAAAAGCCTCAACTTGTTGTGCATCGACCAGCGCCTCCACACCGATCACCAAAGTGAGGTCTTTGACCGCCTCCGGGCCGCCATATCGTCTCAGTTTCAATGCAAGTCCAGCCTCGATCCAGCTGCCATCGTCGGGAAGCTCGGTCGCGACACCTGGGGTGAGCACGAGTACTTCTGGATTGGCTTCATCCCGGAACAGGACGACATTGGACAAGTAGCCGCTCAACTCAGGGTCAATAGCAAATAGTTCCATGAAGTCGAGCGCGCGCGTGTCCTGCGGCGGTTCAGGCTGGCGCGCCGCCAGATAGTCGGCAAGACTTTCAATCTGTGCCCGAGGGATGCCACGCTCCATAGCGTATCCGAGCGGTGTGAAGCCAACGGAGAGGTTGGACGCATGTCGTATCTTGAGCGCTGTCGTCAAATCACGCACGAAGCGCGCAAGGTTCTGATTGTCAGCTCTTATTTGGTAGTCGTGCGGGATGGTCACTACCTGAACCATACGTTCAGGGAATTCCTGGCTTCTGCTGACAAAGAGGACGTCAGCAGGCTCCCAGTCACTTGAAATCACCTCGTAGTCTGCGCCAAGCTCCTGGTTCAGGTAAGCTGCGGCTTCTGTCCCCTCTGCAAGTTCGCGTCGTTTCTTTTCGACTTCCTTCGCGCTCATCAATGGTGCCTGACTCCTCTCTCAATACCAATACAGATCATAAGGTCAGGCAGCCAAACTGCTGCTTATCTGAATGGTGACATGACGTGTTCTACGGAGCAGTAAGACAACGAGGCCGAGATCGTCGAGGACATCATTGTGACCCCCAGGGTATGCGGGGCCAACGATTCGCTCACCACAAGACGGTCACGCTGCGGAGGCTTGGTCCTGCGGAGGGTCCGCCGGAGCTTTCCACTTCTCGCCTGGAAACAGATAGGAAGTGATCGTCTCAAAGAGATTCTGGAGGATCTGCTCCAGCCGCGGCGACGCCTTCCGCCCAAAGTCCTTGAACTCGGATAAATAGTCATGCATCTGGGAAAGGACTTCGACATCCCGCACGGTGCGATGATGCAGCGCGTAAACAAAGTCAAAATCCACCGCCTCGACGGAATGGATCATGCTTTCCAGATCGTGAATGCTGAGAACCGTCAGAGAGCGAACGACGACTCCCGATCGCAGCTCATGACTACGG
This portion of the Edaphobacter sp. 4G125 genome encodes:
- a CDS encoding phage exclusion protein Lit family protein encodes the protein MNSVKSPSLESFEKIVAAVLARVPDGSTPTFSLLPEIWAAPQAIAPEKLNLLLPLLREVKLYPQTCDFRFSTSGDYLHISDGALNLIWCSSYTSWFIYQAYSRAQKNGRDVVRFDDDTKTEEAINLYQWAIRSVRNKTYTPWPEGAPRPTRTPVHGSELHLANEVFLTCTAWMLLHELGHLERNHPFLTSSRSLDEEHEADFFATDHVLGGVTNEDVRFKRSVGIVVANAILLVLELMNGPVTSQTHPPIEERISRNLRGPQLESDNKIHAFATALLQFHLGVVGIFPQLDERALFGEFVDDFCLAVNRWRRSA